Proteins from a single region of Dysosmobacter acutus:
- the rplW gene encoding 50S ribosomal protein L23 codes for MANTYDIIIRPIITERAMAGAADKKYVFEVAKNAGKIEIKDAVEKIFGVKVVSVNTLIVRGKEKRMGAGRPGMTKTWKKAYVQLSDDSKTIEFFEGMV; via the coding sequence ATGGCTAACACGTATGACATCATCATCCGCCCCATCATCACCGAGCGTGCCATGGCCGGCGCTGCCGACAAGAAGTACGTCTTTGAGGTGGCTAAAAACGCGGGTAAGATTGAGATTAAGGACGCTGTGGAAAAAATCTTCGGCGTGAAGGTCGTTTCCGTCAACACCCTGATCGTCCGCGGCAAGGAGAAGCGCATGGGCGCGGGCCGCCCCGGCATGACCAAGACCTGGAAGAAGGCCTATGTGCAGCTGAGCGATGATTCCAAGACCATTGAATTCTTTGAGGGAATGGTGTAA
- the rplD gene encoding 50S ribosomal protein L4 produces MATMKVLNMAGAEVGTVELNDSIFGIEPNEVVVHEVVKNHLANCRQGTQSALTRAEVSGGGKKPWRQKGTGHARQGSTRAPQWTHGGIVFAPKPRSYSYVLNKKVKRLALKSVLSAKAADGELIVIDRIAMDSIKTKDFRNFLSAVKCDGKAVVVTPEVRENVVKSARNIPGVQTTTATILSVYDLLNAKYLVLDQEALAKIEEVYA; encoded by the coding sequence ATGGCTACTATGAAAGTATTGAACATGGCCGGCGCGGAAGTCGGCACTGTTGAGCTGAACGACTCCATTTTCGGCATCGAGCCCAATGAAGTTGTCGTTCATGAAGTTGTGAAAAACCACCTTGCCAACTGCAGACAGGGTACCCAGAGCGCCCTGACCCGGGCCGAGGTCTCCGGCGGCGGCAAGAAGCCCTGGCGCCAGAAGGGCACCGGTCACGCCCGCCAGGGCAGCACCCGTGCCCCCCAGTGGACCCACGGCGGCATTGTGTTTGCCCCCAAGCCCCGCAGCTATTCCTATGTCCTGAACAAGAAGGTCAAGCGTCTGGCTCTGAAGTCCGTGCTGTCCGCCAAGGCCGCCGACGGCGAGCTGATCGTGATCGACCGTATTGCGATGGATTCCATCAAGACCAAGGACTTCCGGAATTTCCTGAGCGCCGTCAAGTGCGACGGCAAAGCGGTTGTGGTGACTCCCGAGGTGCGGGAAAACGTGGTGAAGAGCGCCCGGAACATCCCCGGCGTCCAGACCACCACCGCCACCATCCTCAGTGTCTATGACCTCCTGAACGCCAAGTATCTGGTGCTGGATCAGGAAGCCCTCGCAAAAATCGAGGAGGTGTACGCATAA
- the rplC gene encoding 50S ribosomal protein L3 — translation MKAIIGKKVGMTQVFDENGHVIPVTVIEAGPCVVTQKKTAEKDGYSAVQLGYEDIPERKLTKPEMGHLNKAGVAPKKHLREFDLENAAELNVGDIVKADAFKAGDFVDITGTSKGKGYAGVIKRWNAGRTPTTHGGGPVHRHAGSMGSTTDPSRIFKGKIGAGHMGVEQVTVQNLDIVKVDPELNMIVVRGAIPGPKGGLVTVKSTVKTHRVKNVESGISNNPQKASGRNPQKASAKNK, via the coding sequence ATGAAAGCAATCATCGGCAAGAAAGTCGGTATGACCCAGGTCTTCGATGAAAACGGCCATGTGATCCCGGTCACCGTGATCGAGGCCGGTCCCTGCGTCGTGACGCAGAAGAAGACCGCCGAGAAGGACGGCTACAGCGCTGTCCAGTTGGGTTATGAGGACATTCCCGAGCGCAAGCTCACCAAGCCTGAGATGGGCCATCTGAACAAGGCTGGCGTCGCCCCCAAGAAGCACCTGCGGGAGTTTGACCTGGAGAACGCCGCCGAGCTGAACGTGGGCGATATCGTCAAGGCCGACGCGTTCAAGGCCGGCGATTTCGTGGACATCACCGGCACCAGCAAGGGTAAGGGCTACGCCGGCGTCATCAAGCGCTGGAACGCGGGCCGCACCCCCACCACCCACGGCGGCGGCCCCGTTCACCGTCACGCCGGCTCCATGGGCTCCACCACCGATCCCTCCCGTATCTTCAAGGGCAAGATCGGCGCCGGCCACATGGGCGTTGAGCAGGTCACGGTCCAGAACCTGGACATCGTGAAGGTGGATCCGGAGCTGAATATGATCGTTGTCCGCGGCGCCATTCCCGGCCCCAAGGGCGGCCTTGTGACCGTCAAGTCCACTGTCAAGACCCACCGCGTCAAGAACGTGGAGAGCGGCATCAGCAACAACCCGCAGAAGGCGTCCGGCCGTAATCCCCAGAAGGCCTCTGCCAAGAACAAGTAA
- the rpsJ gene encoding 30S ribosomal protein S10 codes for MAAQKEMIRIRLKAYDHQVIDQSAEKIVETAKRTGAEVSGPIPLPTKKEIVTILRAVHKYKDSREQFERRTHKRLIDITKSTPKTVEALMALDLPAGVEIEIKL; via the coding sequence ATGGCAGCACAGAAAGAAATGATCCGCATTCGTCTGAAGGCCTATGACCACCAGGTCATTGACCAGAGCGCAGAGAAGATCGTGGAGACCGCCAAGCGCACCGGCGCCGAGGTATCCGGACCGATCCCCCTGCCCACCAAGAAGGAGATCGTCACCATCCTGCGTGCAGTGCACAAATATAAGGACAGCCGCGAGCAGTTCGAGCGCCGCACCCACAAGAGACTGATCGACATCACCAAGTCCACCCCCAAGACCGTCGAGGCCCTGATGGCCCTTGACCTGCCCGCCGGTGTGGAGATCGAGATCAAGCTGTAA
- the proS gene encoding proline--tRNA ligase: MEKKQVEAITARDVDFAQWFTDVVKKAGLIDYSSVKGMFILRPYGYAIWENMQAVLDAEFKKLGHENVYMPMLIPESLLQKEKDHVEGFAPECAWVTYGGSEKLEERLCIRPTSETLFCEHYANIIHSYRDLPKLYNQWCSVLRWEKTSRPFLRHREFLWQEGHTMHATAEEAMEETVRMLNCYADFCENVLAMPVVRGVKTEKEKFKGAEKTYTVECMMHDKKALQAGTSHYFGDGFARAFGITFTDKNNQQAYPHQTSWGVSTRLIGGIIMTHGDDNGLILPPRIAPTQVMVIPVAQHKSGVLEAAGALRSRLANAGFRVKMDESEQSFGWKAAEYEMRGVPLRLEIGPKDMEKGQCCIARRDTGEKTFVLLDQVEETVRRLLDEVHQNMYDQAKKNLEDNTCEAQTLEEVKTIVNSRGGFVKTKWCGQLECELKMKEDAGVSSRCMPLSQSGTKGVCPVCGKLCTTDIYWGVAY; the protein is encoded by the coding sequence ATGGAGAAAAAACAGGTTGAAGCCATCACCGCCCGGGATGTGGACTTTGCCCAGTGGTTCACGGATGTCGTCAAAAAGGCGGGGCTGATTGATTACAGCAGCGTCAAGGGCATGTTCATCCTGCGGCCTTACGGCTACGCCATCTGGGAGAACATGCAGGCCGTACTGGACGCGGAGTTCAAGAAGCTGGGTCACGAGAACGTGTATATGCCCATGCTGATTCCGGAGTCCCTGCTCCAGAAGGAGAAGGATCACGTGGAGGGCTTTGCCCCCGAGTGCGCCTGGGTCACTTACGGCGGCAGCGAGAAGTTAGAGGAGCGGCTGTGCATCCGCCCCACCTCCGAGACGCTCTTCTGCGAGCACTATGCCAACATCATCCACTCCTACCGGGACCTGCCCAAGCTCTACAACCAGTGGTGCAGCGTGCTGCGCTGGGAGAAGACCAGCCGCCCCTTCCTGCGCCACCGGGAATTCCTCTGGCAGGAGGGTCACACCATGCACGCCACCGCCGAGGAGGCCATGGAGGAGACCGTCCGGATGCTCAACTGCTACGCCGACTTCTGCGAGAACGTGCTGGCCATGCCGGTGGTTCGGGGCGTCAAGACCGAGAAGGAGAAGTTCAAGGGCGCGGAGAAGACCTACACCGTGGAGTGCATGATGCACGATAAGAAGGCGCTCCAGGCCGGCACCAGCCACTATTTCGGCGACGGCTTTGCCAGGGCGTTCGGCATCACCTTTACCGATAAGAACAACCAGCAGGCCTATCCCCATCAGACCTCCTGGGGTGTGTCCACCCGCCTCATCGGCGGCATCATCATGACCCACGGCGACGACAACGGCCTGATCCTGCCGCCCCGCATCGCCCCCACTCAGGTGATGGTCATCCCCGTGGCCCAGCACAAGAGCGGCGTTCTTGAGGCCGCCGGCGCCCTGCGCTCCCGCCTGGCCAATGCCGGCTTCCGGGTGAAGATGGACGAGAGCGAACAGAGCTTTGGATGGAAGGCCGCCGAGTATGAGATGCGCGGCGTACCCCTGCGGCTGGAGATCGGCCCCAAGGATATGGAGAAGGGCCAGTGCTGCATCGCCCGCCGGGACACCGGGGAGAAAACCTTTGTGCTTCTTGACCAGGTGGAGGAGACGGTGAGGCGGCTGCTGGACGAGGTCCATCAGAACATGTATGACCAGGCCAAGAAGAATCTGGAGGACAACACCTGCGAGGCTCAGACCCTGGAAGAGGTCAAGACCATCGTCAACTCCAGGGGCGGCTTTGTGAAGACCAAGTGGTGCGGCCAGCTGGAGTGCGAGCTGAAGATGAAGGAGGACGCCGGCGTCTCCTCCCGCTGCATGCCGCTGAGCCAAAGCGGCACCAAGGGCGTGTGCCCAGTGTGCGGCAAGCTCTGCACCACTGATATCTATTGGGGCGTGGCCTATTGA
- a CDS encoding NYN domain-containing protein translates to MEKERKLALLIDAENIASKYISIILNEANNLGTIIYKRIYGNWTSSNMSGWKNVILDNCIQPIQQYSNVSGKNSSDSSLIIDAMDLLYQGRLDGFCIVSSDSDFTRLASRLRESEMFVLGMGEQKTPQSFISACNKFSYLDLLYSDGSAAPTPHQAPASGAKRTAKKKADKDEERSGSSLEAVKPALRELAEENSDDEGWIFSSQLRDLLVKKFPDFDVRNFKYKKFVPFIESLGIFESRKYSPKENDTGKIVYFRLK, encoded by the coding sequence ATGGAAAAAGAACGGAAACTGGCGCTGCTCATCGACGCGGAGAACATTGCCAGCAAATATATCAGCATCATCCTCAACGAGGCCAACAACTTAGGCACCATTATCTACAAGCGGATCTACGGCAACTGGACCTCAAGCAACATGAGCGGCTGGAAAAACGTCATCTTAGACAACTGCATCCAGCCCATCCAGCAATACAGCAATGTCAGCGGGAAAAACTCCTCCGACTCCTCGCTGATCATCGACGCCATGGACCTTTTATACCAGGGCAGGCTGGACGGCTTTTGCATCGTCTCCTCGGACAGCGACTTCACCCGTCTGGCCTCCCGGCTGCGGGAGTCGGAGATGTTCGTGCTGGGCATGGGAGAGCAGAAGACACCCCAGTCCTTCATCTCTGCCTGCAACAAGTTCTCCTATCTGGACCTTTTGTACTCGGACGGCAGCGCCGCCCCGACGCCGCATCAGGCCCCAGCGTCCGGCGCTAAACGGACGGCAAAGAAAAAGGCCGACAAGGACGAGGAGCGCTCCGGCTCCAGCCTGGAGGCCGTAAAACCGGCCCTGCGGGAGCTGGCGGAGGAAAACTCCGACGACGAGGGATGGATTTTCTCCTCCCAGCTGCGGGACCTGCTGGTGAAGAAGTTCCCGGACTTCGACGTGCGCAACTTCAAATATAAGAAGTTCGTTCCCTTCATCGAATCCCTTGGCATCTTTGAGTCCCGCAAGTACTCACCCAAGGAAAATGACACCGGAAAGATCGTCTACTTCCGCCTGAAGTGA
- a CDS encoding asparaginase, with the protein MKKILMIGTGGTIASEVTQDGLAPELTSRQLLEHIPAISEICEVDCIQLMNLDSTNITPGHWRLMARCLRDHYAAYDGFVITHGTDTMAYTAAALSYLVQGSPKPIILTGAQKPIGFDSTDSKINLTDSFRCATEDLPGVSIVFNNKVILGTRAKKTHSKSFQAFSSINYPLLGVLRDGCLMRYIRQDCGAAPIFYDLLDTKVSLLKLIPGTDGELLDYVLQRSDAVIIESFGVGGLPSYEGTDFYSSVCAAMERGKTVVLTTQVQNEGSDLLVYNVGHSLKERLGVLEAYDMTTEAVVAKLMWILGRTRDRREIERMFYMPVAHDILWRA; encoded by the coding sequence ATGAAAAAGATTTTGATGATCGGCACCGGTGGAACCATCGCCTCCGAGGTGACGCAGGACGGTCTGGCGCCGGAGCTCACCTCCCGGCAGCTGCTTGAGCATATCCCGGCAATTTCTGAAATCTGCGAGGTGGACTGCATCCAGCTGATGAACCTGGACAGCACCAACATTACGCCGGGCCACTGGCGGCTGATGGCCAGGTGCCTGCGGGACCACTACGCCGCCTACGACGGCTTTGTCATCACCCACGGCACGGACACCATGGCCTACACGGCGGCGGCATTGAGCTATCTGGTGCAGGGGAGCCCCAAGCCCATTATCCTCACCGGGGCCCAGAAGCCCATCGGCTTTGACTCCACCGACTCCAAAATCAACCTGACGGACAGCTTCCGCTGCGCCACGGAGGACCTGCCCGGCGTATCCATTGTGTTCAACAACAAGGTGATCTTAGGGACCCGGGCCAAAAAGACCCATTCCAAGAGCTTTCAGGCCTTTTCCAGCATCAACTACCCCCTTCTTGGCGTGCTGCGGGATGGGTGCCTGATGCGCTACATACGTCAGGACTGCGGCGCCGCGCCCATCTTCTACGACCTGCTGGACACGAAGGTGAGCCTTTTGAAGCTGATCCCCGGCACGGACGGGGAGCTGCTGGACTATGTGCTCCAGCGCAGCGACGCGGTCATCATCGAGAGCTTCGGCGTGGGCGGCCTGCCCTCTTACGAGGGGACGGACTTCTACAGCAGCGTCTGCGCCGCCATGGAGCGGGGCAAGACCGTGGTGCTGACCACCCAGGTGCAGAACGAAGGCAGCGACCTTCTGGTCTACAATGTGGGCCACAGCCTAAAGGAGCGGCTTGGCGTGCTGGAGGCGTATGACATGACCACGGAGGCCGTGGTGGCAAAGCTCATGTGGATTTTGGGACGGACCCGGGACCGGCGGGAGATTGAGCGGATGTTCTACATGCCCGTGGCCCACGACATCCTGTGGCGGGCGTAA
- a CDS encoding metallophosphoesterase family protein — MVEFLHAADFHLDSPFAGLSPERAVERRRESRALLGRMAEYVRRSNIDLVLLSGDLFDSGSVYQETWEQLSRALGDMGCPVFIAPGNHDFWSSASPYARGSWPDNVHIFSSPRVEQVPLPELGVSVYGAAFTAPEQTSPLLEGFRAEEDGLVPLMVLHADLGAAASPYNPISHEQVSMSGLAYLALGHIHQRSEPVRLGATWCAYPGCSEGRGFDELGEKGFYHGTIDGGEVSLRFVPFAQRRYESLTVDVSDREPAAAVEASLRRSAERDLYRITLTGETDERGIDLNALKEALSPRFYDLELRDRTRIREDVWARAEEDSLRGLFLRELREKWDKASSDEERETVTRAVRFGLAAIDRRDLV; from the coding sequence ATGGTGGAGTTCCTTCACGCGGCGGACTTCCATCTGGACAGCCCATTTGCCGGCCTTTCGCCGGAGCGGGCGGTGGAGCGCCGCCGGGAGAGCAGGGCGCTCCTGGGCCGCATGGCGGAGTACGTGCGGCGCAGCAATATCGATCTGGTGCTGCTCTCCGGAGACCTCTTTGACAGCGGCAGCGTGTATCAGGAGACCTGGGAACAGCTGTCCCGGGCCCTGGGGGATATGGGCTGCCCCGTGTTCATTGCCCCGGGCAACCACGATTTCTGGAGCTCCGCCAGCCCCTATGCCCGGGGAAGCTGGCCGGACAATGTCCATATCTTCTCCTCCCCCCGGGTGGAACAGGTGCCTTTGCCGGAGTTGGGCGTGTCGGTCTATGGCGCGGCCTTTACTGCTCCGGAGCAGACGTCGCCGCTTCTGGAGGGCTTTCGCGCGGAGGAGGACGGCCTCGTGCCGCTGATGGTGCTCCACGCCGACCTGGGCGCCGCCGCATCGCCCTACAACCCAATCTCCCATGAGCAGGTATCCATGAGCGGCCTTGCTTATCTGGCCTTGGGCCATATCCACCAGCGCAGCGAACCGGTGCGGCTTGGCGCGACCTGGTGCGCCTATCCCGGCTGCTCGGAGGGACGCGGATTTGACGAGTTGGGGGAGAAGGGCTTCTATCACGGGACGATAGACGGCGGGGAGGTTTCTCTCCGGTTTGTCCCCTTTGCCCAGCGGCGCTACGAGAGTCTGACGGTGGATGTCTCGGACCGGGAGCCGGCGGCCGCGGTGGAGGCATCGCTGCGCCGGTCCGCGGAGAGGGATTTATACCGCATCACACTCACCGGTGAGACCGATGAGCGGGGCATAGACCTGAACGCCTTGAAAGAAGCGCTGAGTCCCCGCTTTTACGATCTGGAGCTCCGGGACCGCACCCGCATCCGGGAGGATGTGTGGGCCCGGGCGGAGGAGGACTCCCTCCGGGGGCTTTTTTTGCGGGAGCTGCGGGAAAAGTGGGACAAAGCCTCAAGTGATGAGGAAAGAGAAACGGTGACCCGGGCGGTCCGCTTTGGACTGGCGGCCATAGACCGCCGGGATTTGGTGTGA
- a CDS encoding YbaK/EbsC family protein has product MSIEKVRAYMKERGLEERIREFDVSSATVELAALAVGVEGARIAKTLSFRLGDRVVLVVTAGDAKVDNRKYKDTFGGKATMLGHDEASERIGHAVGGVCPFALPEGVEVYLDVSMKRFETVFPAAGSDNSAIEMTMEELERHSSNFVKWVDVCKNWQGE; this is encoded by the coding sequence ATGTCTATTGAAAAAGTGCGCGCTTATATGAAAGAGCGGGGCCTTGAGGAACGCATCCGGGAGTTCGACGTGTCCAGCGCCACGGTGGAGCTGGCGGCCCTTGCCGTGGGCGTGGAGGGCGCGCGGATCGCAAAAACCCTGAGCTTCAGGCTGGGGGACCGGGTGGTGCTGGTGGTGACGGCCGGAGACGCCAAGGTGGACAACCGAAAATACAAGGATACCTTTGGCGGAAAGGCCACCATGCTGGGCCACGACGAGGCGTCGGAGCGGATCGGCCACGCCGTGGGCGGCGTATGCCCCTTCGCCCTGCCCGAGGGCGTGGAGGTGTACTTAGATGTCTCCATGAAGCGGTTTGAAACGGTGTTTCCGGCCGCGGGCAGCGACAACTCCGCCATTGAGATGACCATGGAGGAGCTGGAGCGCCATTCCTCCAACTTTGTCAAGTGGGTGGATGTGTGCAAGAACTGGCAGGGGGAATGA
- a CDS encoding TIGR00282 family metallophosphoesterase encodes MEYHVLAVGDVVGEAGIRHLRCHLRALKKWKEIAFTVVNGENAAGVGLTPDQADDLFAAGADVITLGNHTWGKAQIASYLEDSPYLLRPANYTGRAPGKGEAIWDLGAATFRVVNLIGRCGLDFHADNPFFTMDRILKGEKTTFTLVDFHAEATSEKIAMAYYLDGRVSALWGTHTHVPTADERVFPKGTGYLTDLGMTGPVESVLGIRPEQSVETFLGGLPGRYQVASGECKLQGAIFTLDSTSGLCTAVERIDIR; translated from the coding sequence ATGGAGTATCACGTGCTTGCTGTGGGAGATGTGGTGGGGGAGGCCGGCATCCGCCATTTGCGATGCCACCTCCGCGCCCTGAAAAAATGGAAGGAAATCGCCTTCACCGTGGTGAACGGGGAAAATGCCGCCGGCGTGGGGCTGACGCCGGACCAGGCGGACGACCTCTTTGCCGCCGGCGCGGACGTGATCACCCTGGGCAACCACACCTGGGGCAAGGCGCAGATCGCATCGTATCTGGAGGACAGCCCCTACCTGCTCCGGCCCGCCAACTACACCGGCCGGGCGCCGGGAAAGGGGGAGGCGATCTGGGATTTGGGGGCCGCCACCTTCCGTGTGGTAAACCTGATCGGCCGCTGCGGGCTGGACTTTCACGCGGACAACCCCTTTTTTACCATGGACCGGATTTTGAAAGGGGAGAAGACCACCTTTACTCTGGTGGATTTCCACGCAGAGGCCACCAGTGAAAAGATAGCCATGGCCTATTATCTGGACGGGCGGGTTTCGGCGCTGTGGGGGACCCACACCCATGTTCCCACGGCGGATGAGCGTGTCTTCCCAAAGGGCACCGGATACCTGACGGACCTGGGGATGACCGGACCGGTGGAGTCGGTGCTGGGCATCCGGCCGGAGCAGTCGGTGGAGACCTTTTTGGGCGGCCTGCCCGGCAGATACCAGGTGGCCTCCGGCGAATGCAAGCTCCAGGGCGCCATTTTTACCCTGGACAGTACAAGCGGACTTTGCACCGCGGTGGAGCGGATCGACATCAGATAA
- the rny gene encoding ribonuclease Y, whose product MIPEVIIGVIALVVGCVIGFPLGIRYRKNVSEKEISSAEEEGKRIINEAIKSAEGKKREALLEAKEEILKNRSEYEKEVKERRNDLQRQEHRLQQKEENLDKKTDAIEKKEEQLQQKHEALDKENEQIQIIKRSQTEMLERISGFTAEEAKKYLIAQVETEVTHEAAMKIKEIETRAKDEADQKAREIVATAIQRCAADHVAEITVSVVPLPNDEMKGRIIGREGRNIRTIETLTGVDLIIDDTPEAITVSCFEPVRREIARLALEKLIADGRIHPTHIEEMVEKAKREVEATIKAEGERATFETGVRGLHPELVKMLGRLHYRTSYGQNVLQHSIEVSQLAGLMAAELGADVTAAKRAGLLHDLGKSVDHEMEGTHVALGVEFARKYREKEEIIHAIQAHHGDVECKTLVACLVQAADAISAARPGARRENLENYIKRLEQLEEITGNYPGVDKAFAIQAGREVRVMVKPEQVSEDQMVILARDLAKKIESEMEYPGQIKVHVLRETKVVEYAK is encoded by the coding sequence GTGATACCGGAAGTGATCATTGGCGTAATCGCGCTGGTGGTCGGCTGTGTGATTGGCTTCCCTCTCGGCATTCGCTATCGGAAAAACGTCTCTGAAAAGGAAATCTCGAGCGCGGAAGAAGAAGGAAAACGGATCATCAACGAAGCGATCAAGAGCGCGGAGGGCAAAAAGCGGGAAGCTTTGCTGGAAGCGAAAGAGGAGATTTTAAAAAATCGCAGCGAGTATGAGAAGGAAGTCAAAGAGCGCAGAAACGACCTGCAGCGCCAGGAGCATCGTCTTCAGCAGAAAGAGGAGAACCTGGATAAGAAGACCGACGCAATAGAGAAAAAGGAAGAGCAGCTTCAGCAAAAGCATGAGGCGCTGGACAAGGAAAACGAGCAGATTCAAATCATCAAACGCAGTCAGACGGAGATGCTGGAACGCATTTCCGGCTTTACCGCGGAGGAAGCGAAAAAGTACCTGATTGCTCAGGTGGAGACCGAAGTCACCCACGAGGCCGCCATGAAGATCAAGGAGATCGAGACCCGTGCCAAGGACGAGGCGGACCAGAAGGCCCGCGAAATTGTTGCAACTGCGATCCAGCGGTGCGCCGCGGATCATGTGGCCGAGATTACCGTCAGTGTGGTTCCCCTGCCCAATGACGAGATGAAGGGCCGCATCATTGGCCGCGAAGGCCGCAACATCCGCACCATAGAGACGCTGACGGGCGTCGACCTGATTATCGACGATACGCCGGAGGCCATTACGGTTTCCTGCTTTGAGCCGGTCCGCCGGGAGATTGCGCGGCTGGCATTGGAAAAGTTAATCGCCGACGGGCGCATCCATCCCACTCACATTGAAGAGATGGTGGAAAAGGCCAAGCGCGAGGTGGAGGCCACCATCAAGGCCGAGGGCGAACGCGCCACCTTCGAGACCGGCGTCCGCGGATTGCATCCGGAGCTGGTAAAGATGCTGGGCCGGCTCCACTACCGGACCAGCTACGGCCAGAACGTGCTGCAGCACTCCATTGAGGTATCCCAGTTAGCTGGCCTGATGGCCGCCGAGCTTGGCGCCGATGTCACCGCCGCAAAGCGGGCGGGCCTGCTCCACGACCTGGGCAAGTCCGTGGACCATGAGATGGAGGGGACCCATGTGGCACTGGGCGTGGAGTTCGCCCGGAAGTACAGGGAAAAAGAAGAGATTATCCATGCCATCCAGGCCCACCACGGCGATGTGGAGTGCAAGACGCTGGTTGCCTGCCTGGTGCAGGCGGCAGACGCCATCTCCGCCGCCCGGCCCGGCGCCCGGCGCGAGAATCTGGAGAACTACATCAAGCGCCTGGAGCAGCTGGAGGAGATCACCGGGAACTATCCCGGTGTGGATAAGGCCTTTGCTATCCAGGCCGGCCGCGAGGTCCGCGTGATGGTGAAGCCGGAGCAGGTCTCTGAGGACCAGATGGTCATCCTGGCAAGAGATCTTGCCAAGAAGATCGAAAGCGAGATGGAGTATCCCGGCCAGATCAAAGTCCACGTGCTGCGGGAAACCAAAGTGGTGGAGTACGCAAAATAG
- a CDS encoding N-acetylmuramoyl-L-alanine amidase, which translates to MPIIYLSPSTQESNPYITGSGSEEYNMNLLADAMVPYLLSNGIRWNRNTPDMTAASSIRQANKGYYDFYLALHSNASGQGEASPVRGVIAFYYPGSADGERAANIFVDNLRNIYPLPDKVRTQATTTLGEVRQPRFPAVLLELGYHDNWSDAYWIENNMDEIAQNLVLSLTEYFGLPFIYPMEPRAGTVRVSYGTLTLRSYPSTYGTVIANMPNGSAVTVYGQWQGWYVVHYGDLVGYASGDYIQLS; encoded by the coding sequence ATGCCAATCATCTACCTGAGCCCATCCACCCAGGAGAGCAACCCTTACATCACCGGCAGCGGCTCGGAGGAGTACAATATGAACCTGCTGGCCGACGCCATGGTGCCCTATCTACTGTCCAACGGCATCCGGTGGAACAGAAATACACCGGATATGACGGCGGCCTCCTCCATCCGCCAGGCGAACAAAGGCTATTACGACTTCTACCTTGCGCTGCACTCCAACGCCTCCGGCCAGGGGGAGGCCAGTCCCGTGCGCGGGGTCATTGCCTTTTACTACCCGGGCAGCGCCGATGGGGAGCGGGCGGCCAATATCTTTGTTGACAACCTGCGCAATATCTATCCCCTGCCCGACAAGGTCCGCACCCAGGCCACCACCACATTGGGAGAGGTGCGCCAGCCCCGGTTTCCCGCGGTGCTTCTTGAATTGGGATATCACGACAACTGGAGCGACGCCTATTGGATCGAGAACAATATGGATGAGATTGCCCAGAACCTGGTGCTGTCCCTGACGGAGTACTTCGGCCTGCCCTTCATCTATCCCATGGAGCCCCGCGCCGGCACAGTGCGGGTGAGCTACGGGACGCTGACGCTGCGGAGCTACCCCTCCACCTACGGCACGGTGATCGCCAATATGCCCAATGGAAGCGCGGTCACCGTTTACGGCCAGTGGCAGGGCTGGTATGTGGTTCACTACGGAGACCTGGTGGGCTATGCCTCGGGAGATTATATCCAGCTGAGCTGA